A genomic stretch from Candidatus Brocadiia bacterium includes:
- a CDS encoding glycosyltransferase family 2 protein gives MKALGEILLDKFRRIKKRLIPEGTILRGGYDFLLFRVKRFFGVVKDQPLGDSLILQYRIAKGRILPFGSRRRRFYERITTVFRGAVAGQGVMDEHSISYEEWLSKRHPSENVLYGMQREINEFPYQPKIAIGIIAREGVESFAWQKSIKSVAGQVYHNWKIYLIGAGDLPFSKQEGASVVGVDSVKDLFVDKENDFIGFVYPGDIIQPHCLFKIVQRLNIEKEIDLVYCDNDWLNESGNRVKPFFKPDYSPDLLMGMNYVGRFFCVKASCLKKTEGLDDNLYKMLLIAESKCKKILHIPNILCSYFDHHSDAKSGKETLEYIIRKRGREAEVLSLPRNDAYRVRYKIIENPLISIIIPTAFSKPDIFQKCFSSLAQKTAYRNIEIIIIDNSRSDLSRCSIDMSQMKCRVIKYKDEFNYARINNIAAKEANGAMLLFLNDDTEALNSDWMGAMIEHCQRKEIGIVGAKLLYPDGTVQHGGIFFTGKNDVMGRHSFRFVKDGADYYGFLDVVRNTSAVTGACMMMRREVFRELNGFDETLEVECNDTDLCLRVIEKGYRIIWTPFARLLHHEAISRIDVYKPLPKDRIIFWNRWKTKLEKGDPYFNPNLNVDKEDYSLKSIK, from the coding sequence ATGAAAGCATTAGGTGAGATTTTACTGGATAAATTCCGAAGGATTAAGAAGCGATTAATACCGGAAGGTACTATTCTGCGAGGCGGTTATGATTTTTTACTGTTTCGAGTAAAGAGATTTTTTGGAGTTGTTAAGGATCAACCATTAGGCGATTCGTTAATTTTACAATACCGGATAGCTAAAGGTCGGATATTACCTTTCGGAAGCCGGAGGCGCAGATTCTACGAAAGAATTACAACAGTTTTTAGGGGGGCTGTAGCAGGTCAGGGTGTCATGGATGAACATTCTATTAGTTATGAAGAATGGTTGTCTAAGAGACATCCGTCAGAAAATGTCCTTTACGGGATGCAAAGAGAAATCAACGAGTTTCCATACCAGCCTAAGATTGCTATTGGTATTATTGCTCGCGAGGGTGTTGAATCGTTTGCTTGGCAGAAATCAATTAAGTCTGTGGCAGGACAGGTTTATCATAACTGGAAGATTTATCTTATTGGTGCAGGTGACTTGCCTTTTAGTAAACAAGAAGGAGCTTCCGTGGTTGGTGTGGATTCAGTAAAAGATTTGTTTGTTGATAAAGAGAATGATTTTATTGGGTTCGTTTATCCGGGTGACATCATACAGCCCCATTGTTTATTTAAAATTGTTCAACGGCTTAATATCGAAAAGGAGATAGATTTAGTATATTGTGATAATGATTGGCTAAACGAATCGGGTAACAGGGTGAAACCTTTTTTTAAGCCGGATTACTCTCCTGATCTGTTGATGGGTATGAACTATGTGGGTAGGTTTTTTTGCGTCAAAGCGAGCTGTTTGAAAAAGACTGAAGGATTAGATGATAATTTATACAAAATGCTTTTAATTGCCGAATCAAAGTGTAAAAAAATATTGCATATCCCTAATATTTTGTGCAGCTATTTTGACCATCATTCTGATGCTAAAAGTGGGAAAGAAACCTTAGAGTATATTATCAGGAAGCGTGGTCGTGAAGCAGAAGTATTGTCGCTGCCTCGTAATGACGCTTATCGGGTTAGATATAAAATTATAGAGAACCCGCTTATTTCTATTATTATACCTACTGCATTTAGTAAACCGGATATATTCCAAAAATGTTTTTCTTCATTAGCGCAGAAGACAGCTTACCGGAATATCGAAATTATTATTATAGATAATAGTCGGAGTGATTTATCCCGATGTTCTATAGATATGTCTCAGATGAAATGTCGAGTGATTAAATATAAGGACGAATTCAATTATGCGCGAATAAATAATATAGCGGCGAAAGAGGCTAATGGCGCAATGTTGCTTTTCCTTAATGATGATACTGAAGCATTAAACAGTGATTGGATGGGGGCGATGATAGAGCATTGCCAACGCAAGGAAATTGGTATTGTCGGGGCGAAACTTTTATACCCAGATGGAACGGTTCAGCATGGGGGTATATTTTTCACTGGGAAAAACGATGTTATGGGGCGACATAGTTTTAGATTTGTTAAAGATGGTGCTGATTATTACGGATTTCTAGACGTAGTACGAAATACTTCAGCGGTAACAGGGGCTTGCATGATGATGCGTCGTGAAGTTTTTCGGGAATTAAATGGTTTTGATGAGACTTTGGAAGTTGAATGTAATGATACTGATCTATGTTTACGAGTAATAGAAAAAGGATATCGTATCATCTGGACGCCTTTTGCTAGACTGCTTCACCACGAGGCGATTAGCCGTATTGACGTTTATAAGCCATTGCCAAAAGACAGAATTATATTTTGGAATAGATGGAAGACTAAACTAGAAAAAGGCGACCCATATTTTAACCCTAATTTAAATGTTGACAAAGAGGATTATTCCCTCAAGTCTATTAAGTAA
- a CDS encoding glycosyltransferase: MQSGIGDRLLAKYRRLKDKFLMKHYISKLFYDWFLRRWKDLFGLSYDKALSEYILGRLRVFKEKLMPWHSRRRMAYQTIVGGIKKVFGLQYQYQVATLGGQMMPVDLANGSKVSVVIPVYDRTDFLEESIESILAQTYKNFELILVCDGSPAETLAVVNSYKSNPQVRIFIYKDNSGTSVRGRNRGIKEARGKYLAFLDSDDIAETNRLELSVKCMEQFDADLIYGSWKVKNEKGCRNLDALCYGDSAIIYASGIDYASLLEKNLISQSTVMAKTEVLFKAGGLRPDMCYCEDYELWLRLAYLGCKFKAVPEVLATLRFHSGNLGERFIPDEKMWREKSIKLHKMVPTIKPTIAFIIPSQGITGGTAVVCQHANRFLQKGYDVLIIDNELFPFKKGLEEWFPEVLPQVISINDMKSLMPRIDIAISTSWQTVYTVKDIPVGRKIYFIQSDETRLNPPGSEESKLARQTYTFDFEMIVIAKWLRQWLKDDFGKMASYIPNGLDNKLFFPDEPLEPKGARLRVLLEGPIDVSFKGMKEAFEVVDRMDVDVWCVSSGGRPKPGWKCDRFFEKVPLKDMRKIYSACDVLVKMSKVESFAMPPLEMMACGGTVIMNKVTGYDEYIVDGVNALVIEQGDVRAAREKLEILIKDRILLRKLIEGGLETAKRWSWDYSNDKFTKLLEGQIEIKWVTDASKLIK; this comes from the coding sequence ATGCAATCAGGGATTGGGGATAGATTATTAGCGAAATACCGTCGGCTTAAGGATAAGTTTTTGATGAAGCATTACATCAGCAAGCTGTTTTATGATTGGTTTTTAAGGCGATGGAAGGACTTATTTGGTTTATCTTATGATAAGGCATTGTCGGAATATATTTTAGGTCGGCTTCGTGTTTTTAAGGAGAAACTTATGCCTTGGCATAGCCGTCGGCGAATGGCATATCAAACAATAGTTGGTGGTATTAAAAAAGTGTTTGGATTGCAGTATCAATACCAAGTTGCTACGCTAGGGGGGCAGATGATGCCGGTTGATTTGGCAAATGGATCAAAGGTGAGCGTGGTTATCCCGGTTTATGACCGGACGGATTTTTTGGAAGAGAGTATCGAGTCTATACTGGCGCAAACATACAAGAATTTTGAGTTGATACTAGTTTGCGACGGATCGCCGGCCGAAACGCTAGCAGTAGTTAATAGTTATAAATCGAATCCTCAGGTTAGAATTTTTATATATAAGGACAATAGTGGGACTTCGGTAAGAGGTCGTAACCGTGGAATAAAGGAAGCCCGGGGGAAATATCTGGCATTTTTAGATAGTGATGATATAGCTGAGACGAATCGATTGGAGTTATCGGTGAAATGCATGGAACAGTTTGATGCCGATTTAATTTATGGTTCATGGAAGGTAAAAAACGAAAAAGGGTGTCGTAATTTGGATGCTTTGTGTTATGGAGATAGTGCAATAATTTATGCATCAGGCATTGATTATGCCAGTTTATTAGAGAAAAACCTTATTTCCCAAAGCACGGTAATGGCTAAAACAGAGGTTTTGTTTAAAGCCGGCGGTTTAAGGCCGGATATGTGTTATTGTGAGGATTACGAACTATGGTTGAGGTTGGCTTATCTGGGCTGTAAGTTTAAGGCAGTGCCGGAGGTGTTGGCAACTCTGCGGTTTCATTCAGGTAATCTGGGCGAACGATTTATTCCTGATGAGAAAATGTGGAGAGAGAAATCTATTAAATTGCATAAAATGGTGCCAACCATAAAGCCGACGATAGCCTTTATTATACCCAGCCAGGGGATTACCGGTGGAACAGCTGTAGTTTGCCAGCATGCTAACAGGTTTTTGCAGAAAGGATATGATGTTTTGATAATTGATAATGAGTTGTTTCCTTTTAAGAAAGGTCTTGAAGAATGGTTCCCGGAAGTTTTGCCCCAGGTTATATCAATAAATGATATGAAAAGCCTGATGCCACGGATTGATATTGCAATTAGTACAAGTTGGCAAACAGTTTATACTGTGAAAGATATACCAGTTGGACGAAAGATTTACTTTATTCAGTCAGATGAGACTCGTTTGAATCCACCTGGGAGTGAGGAATCAAAACTGGCCAGGCAGACTTATACCTTCGATTTTGAAATGATAGTTATTGCCAAGTGGTTAAGACAATGGCTTAAAGATGATTTCGGTAAGATGGCGAGCTATATTCCCAATGGTTTGGATAATAAACTATTTTTCCCAGACGAGCCGCTTGAACCTAAAGGCGCTCGATTAAGGGTTCTTTTAGAGGGACCTATTGATGTATCTTTTAAGGGTATGAAAGAGGCTTTTGAAGTAGTTGACAGGATGGATGTGGATGTTTGGTGTGTTTCTTCGGGCGGTCGTCCCAAGCCGGGCTGGAAATGCGATCGTTTTTTTGAGAAAGTGCCGCTGAAGGATATGCGAAAAATATACTCAGCCTGTGATGTTCTTGTCAAGATGTCTAAGGTGGAGTCATTTGCAATGCCACCACTGGAAATGATGGCTTGTGGTGGTACGGTAATAATGAATAAAGTTACTGGTTACGATGAGTATATTGTGGATGGTGTTAATGCGTTAGTTATAGAGCAAGGTGATGTTCGGGCAGCACGTGAGAAGCTTGAAATACTTATAAAAGATAGGATTTTACTAAGGAAACTTATTGAAGGTGGTCTAGAAACGGCTAAAAGATGGAGTTGGGATTATAGTAATGACAAGTTTACAAAATTGCTGGAAGGCCAGATAGAAATAAAATGGGTAACTGATGCATCGAAATTAATTAAATAA
- a CDS encoding class I SAM-dependent methyltransferase: protein MAVRIPAGEKRTVEQLTRHYELEKQLAHKLRNSSQGERKNLYKLLYDELYRAVPELSAMELSAEAQNDIVAVQTKLLEKFLFPGAQFLEIGPGNCRLAFEVAKRVKHVYAMDVSAEITKNQRLPDNFKLVIYDGCEMPVGQKSVDIAYSNHVIEHIHPDDAVGQIKNINRVLKENGVYICLTPNRLHGPHDISGYFGDKVATGFHLKEYTYGELANLFRQGGFDKIKSYIYIKRRYIGMPLIIIKLVEWFTEILPFSLRWILAGKLPFRLLNNVIIAGRK from the coding sequence ATGGCTGTCAGGATCCCGGCAGGTGAGAAGCGGACCGTAGAGCAATTAACCAGACATTATGAACTGGAAAAGCAGTTGGCACATAAGTTGCGAAATTCAAGCCAAGGTGAACGCAAGAATCTTTACAAATTACTTTATGATGAGCTTTATCGGGCGGTGCCGGAGCTGTCTGCTATGGAATTATCTGCGGAAGCCCAGAATGATATTGTAGCGGTGCAGACAAAGCTGTTGGAGAAGTTCCTGTTTCCAGGGGCTCAATTTTTAGAAATAGGGCCGGGTAATTGCCGGTTGGCTTTTGAGGTGGCGAAAAGAGTTAAGCATGTTTACGCGATGGATGTTTCAGCAGAAATAACCAAGAATCAGCGCCTGCCGGATAACTTTAAATTAGTTATTTATGATGGATGCGAAATGCCGGTTGGTCAAAAAAGCGTTGATATTGCTTACAGCAATCACGTGATAGAGCATATACATCCGGATGATGCCGTTGGTCAAATTAAGAATATTAACCGGGTTTTGAAAGAAAATGGGGTGTATATTTGTTTGACGCCCAACCGTTTGCACGGACCCCACGACATCTCCGGCTATTTTGGGGATAAGGTAGCTACAGGATTTCATCTGAAAGAATACACCTACGGTGAGCTTGCCAATCTGTTTAGACAAGGTGGATTTGATAAAATAAAGTCATATATCTATATAAAAAGAAGGTATATTGGTATGCCGCTAATTATTATAAAACTGGTTGAGTGGTTTACAGAAATATTACCTTTTTCTCTGCGGTGGATATTAGCTGGGAAGCTGCCGTTTAGATTGTTGAATAATGTGATAATTGCTGGAAGGAAATAG
- a CDS encoding class I SAM-dependent methyltransferase: protein MIFVGDGDFKKTGQEFFSYFLEIGGLKPDEKVLDVGCGIGRMAVPLTKYLDKRGAYEGFDIAADGINWCRKRITPRYSNFSFRLADVFNKSYNPQGKYKASEYRFPYDNKSFDFIFLTSVFTHMLPRDMESYLSEIARVLKSGGRCFITFFLLNTESEKLIDAKLSTLDFKYDIGGCRTVNKDAPEFAVAYAEGFIQEISQKYGLKVREPIQYGVWCGRNNFLSYQDIIIAVKE, encoded by the coding sequence ATGATTTTTGTCGGCGATGGTGATTTTAAGAAGACCGGTCAAGAGTTTTTTAGTTATTTCCTGGAAATTGGCGGGCTAAAACCGGATGAAAAGGTGCTGGATGTCGGATGCGGTATCGGTCGGATGGCTGTTCCTCTGACAAAATATCTGGATAAAAGAGGCGCTTATGAGGGATTTGATATAGCCGCTGACGGAATTAACTGGTGCCGAAAAAGGATTACCCCCAGATATTCTAATTTTAGTTTTCGATTGGCCGATGTGTTCAATAAATCATATAACCCGCAGGGTAAATATAAGGCGTCGGAATACAGGTTTCCTTACGATAATAAATCGTTTGATTTTATATTCTTGACATCCGTGTTCACTCACATGCTTCCCAGGGATATGGAAAGTTACCTGTCTGAGATTGCTCGCGTACTAAAAAGTGGCGGGCGATGCTTCATTACTTTTTTTCTGTTAAATACTGAATCGGAAAAACTCATTGACGCAAAATTAAGCACTCTGGATTTTAAATATGATATCGGCGGGTGTCGTACGGTAAATAAGGATGCACCAGAGTTTGCTGTGGCTTATGCCGAGGGGTTCATCCAGGAGATATCTCAGAAATATGGACTAAAAGTCAGGGAGCCTATTCAATATGGGGTATGGTGCGGAAGGAATAACTTTTTGAGTTATCAAGATATAATCATAGCGGTTAAGGAATAA
- a CDS encoding ABC transporter ATP-binding protein: METVINFENVFKSYPLYHAVTGGFKKFLFSLPSSIKALNQTTFHALEGVSLKVGRGERVGIIGRNGSGKSTTLGLMAGVLKPNKGQVTINGRVSPLLELGMGFNAELTGIENIFLNGILMGMTKAEVNKNFSDIIAFSEIGAFLDQPLRTYSSGMVARLAFSIIAHLDPEIMLIDEILAVGDIAFQQKCYKKMLSFKEKGTTIVLVSHSMSDIIRFSERVIFLDKGKIAKEGNPDEVIKSYDELMKQ; the protein is encoded by the coding sequence ATGGAAACGGTTATTAATTTTGAGAATGTTTTTAAATCTTATCCGCTGTATCACGCGGTGACCGGCGGGTTTAAGAAGTTCTTGTTTAGTCTGCCTTCTTCAATAAAGGCTTTAAACCAGACTACTTTCCATGCGCTGGAAGGTGTTTCGCTTAAGGTCGGCCGGGGTGAGCGGGTAGGTATTATCGGAAGAAATGGTTCGGGTAAGAGTACAACGCTTGGGCTTATGGCCGGGGTTCTTAAGCCTAATAAAGGCCAAGTAACTATAAACGGCCGTGTTTCACCATTGCTGGAACTGGGGATGGGTTTTAATGCTGAGCTTACTGGCATAGAGAATATTTTCCTTAACGGCATTTTGATGGGTATGACCAAGGCGGAAGTCAATAAGAATTTCAGCGACATCATTGCGTTTTCGGAAATTGGGGCGTTTCTCGACCAGCCTCTCAGGACATATTCCAGCGGCATGGTGGCCCGGCTAGCATTTTCTATTATTGCTCATCTTGACCCGGAAATTATGCTGATTGATGAGATACTGGCTGTGGGAGATATTGCATTCCAACAGAAATGCTACAAAAAGATGTTGTCTTTCAAGGAGAAAGGAACAACGATAGTTTTGGTTTCTCATTCCATGAGTGATATAATTAGATTTTCAGAAAGAGTGATATTTCTGGACAAAGGTAAGATTGCCAAGGAAGGCAACCCGGATGAGGTCATCAAGTCATACGATGAGCTGATGAAACAGTAA
- a CDS encoding ABC transporter permease, which yields MSLEYYRDLVVVLTQKEIKVRYKSSLLGYIWSVAHPLFLTVIFYFAFGIVMRVPKSAMIENYTLFLIAGLFPWQWVMNSVNIAPLLFLGNSSLIKKTNFPREAVILADVFNNMVHFILSIPVILAFMFFFGEYPTWSWIYGLPILILIQFFLVCGLALTIASINLFFRDLERIVNLLTMALFYATPIFYHESQVPKEYQFIIKYNPFSPLLISWRNLFLTGTIDWIMMLNALIFGLVIFIIGYYIFRALRWRFAEVL from the coding sequence ATGAGTTTGGAATATTATCGTGATTTGGTAGTGGTGCTGACTCAGAAGGAAATAAAAGTTAGGTATAAAAGCAGCCTGTTGGGGTACATTTGGTCCGTGGCGCACCCGCTTTTCCTCACCGTAATTTTTTATTTTGCATTCGGGATAGTTATGAGAGTTCCCAAGAGCGCAATGATAGAGAATTACACCTTGTTTCTGATTGCTGGCCTTTTCCCGTGGCAATGGGTGATGAATTCTGTTAATATCGCGCCGCTTTTATTTCTAGGTAATTCTTCTCTGATTAAGAAAACTAATTTTCCGCGTGAGGCGGTGATACTAGCCGATGTTTTTAATAACATGGTGCACTTTATCCTGTCGATACCAGTGATTCTGGCGTTTATGTTTTTTTTCGGTGAATACCCGACCTGGTCATGGATTTACGGGCTGCCCATATTAATATTGATTCAATTCTTTTTGGTTTGCGGGTTGGCGTTGACAATTGCTTCTATTAACCTGTTTTTTCGAGACTTAGAGCGGATAGTCAATTTGCTAACTATGGCCTTATTTTACGCCACACCGATATTTTACCATGAATCGCAGGTGCCCAAAGAATACCAGTTTATTATAAAGTATAACCCGTTTTCTCCGTTGTTGATTTCCTGGCGCAACCTATTTTTAACCGGAACCATTGATTGGATTATGATGCTGAATGCACTGATTTTTGGACTGGTGATATTCATTATCGGGTATTATATTTTTAGAGCGTTGAGATGGCGTTTTGCGGAAGTATTGTAA
- a CDS encoding SMR family transporter, with amino-acid sequence MLYVILTLAIVFNALANILIKVGMTKGGSLDGLKITEMLLRMAGNYILWLGVTCFILALVAYSYALSKMNLSIAYPIMTSCGYAIVILVSVLFMKEVLNWVQISGLILITAGVWMVAVK; translated from the coding sequence ATGCTATATGTTATCTTGACACTGGCTATTGTGTTTAATGCTTTAGCTAATATTTTGATAAAGGTGGGTATGACCAAAGGCGGTAGTTTGGACGGCCTGAAAATAACGGAAATGCTTTTAAGAATGGCTGGAAATTATATACTTTGGTTAGGCGTTACGTGCTTTATCCTGGCTCTGGTGGCTTACAGCTACGCACTTTCTAAAATGAACCTGAGCATTGCTTATCCGATTATGACCAGTTGCGGATATGCGATAGTTATTCTGGTCTCTGTGTTGTTTATGAAAGAGGTTCTTAACTGGGTGCAGATATCCGGTTTGATACTGATAACAGCTGGCGTCTGGATGGTAGCCGTAAAATAA
- a CDS encoding DUF362 domain-containing protein, which produces MKSKVAVIKTNPGTVLTDIERLSEMAGIRQALPKDKPVILKDNISWHFPFPGANTTPWQLEGTIQTLRMFGYKQVSAVHNNTVVTDPFKGGQLNRLGPVYKKYQIPELYNFRPEDIKWVRYQPKARMLVLDKIFPDGIMIPEYFIGKSIIHLPTVKCHIYTTTTGAMKNAFGGLLNTKRHYTHSVIHETLVDLLQIQKEIHSGIFAIMDGTICGNGPGPRTMIPVEKDYILASADSVAIDAVAAKMMGFDPMSLKYIRLAHEAGLGVGLTEDIEIVGEDISKECFSFCVGDNLASKCGDTLWFSPLKIFQRLFFHTPLVYIFIFGSYLYHDKIWWPFKGAGIMEQILKNSKWGKLFKTYPEE; this is translated from the coding sequence ATGAAATCTAAGGTCGCAGTTATAAAAACCAATCCGGGAACAGTCCTGACGGATATTGAGCGTTTATCCGAAATGGCCGGAATCCGACAGGCGTTACCTAAAGATAAGCCGGTGATACTCAAGGATAATATTTCCTGGCATTTTCCTTTCCCGGGCGCTAATACCACGCCGTGGCAATTAGAAGGAACGATCCAGACATTAAGGATGTTTGGTTATAAGCAGGTTTCAGCGGTGCACAATAATACGGTTGTTACCGATCCGTTTAAGGGGGGGCAACTCAATCGCTTAGGGCCGGTTTACAAGAAATACCAGATACCGGAGTTGTATAACTTCCGGCCCGAAGATATTAAATGGGTACGTTATCAGCCCAAGGCCAGGATGCTGGTGTTGGATAAGATTTTCCCAGATGGAATCATGATTCCGGAGTATTTCATCGGTAAAAGCATTATCCACCTGCCGACCGTTAAGTGTCATATTTACACGACTACGACCGGTGCGATGAAAAACGCATTTGGTGGCTTGCTCAATACTAAGCGCCACTATACGCACAGCGTTATTCACGAAACGCTGGTGGATTTATTGCAGATTCAGAAGGAAATTCATTCAGGCATATTTGCGATAATGGACGGCACCATCTGTGGCAACGGGCCGGGTCCGCGGACGATGATACCGGTTGAAAAGGATTATATCTTGGCCAGCGCGGACAGCGTGGCGATTGATGCGGTGGCCGCAAAAATGATGGGATTCGACCCGATGAGCCTTAAATACATCCGTCTGGCGCACGAAGCCGGGCTAGGTGTTGGTTTAACGGAGGATATTGAGATAGTAGGAGAGGATATCTCTAAGGAGTGTTTTTCGTTCTGCGTGGGCGATAACCTGGCCAGCAAGTGCGGGGATACATTGTGGTTTAGCCCGTTGAAAATATTCCAGAGGTTATTTTTCCACACGCCGTTGGTATATATATTTATATTCGGTTCGTATTTATATCATGATAAAATATGGTGGCCTTTCAAAGGCGCTGGTATAATGGAGCAAATTCTTAAAAACAGCAAATGGGGGAAACTGTTTAAAACATATCCGGAAGAGTAA
- a CDS encoding decaprenyl-phosphate phosphoribosyltransferase: MILTLIQLFRVKQWNKNLFVFAALIFSRKLFQWPDILSSLAGFGLFSLAASAVYIVNDILDLESDKQHPRKKTRPLASGLISVRAASLISAMLGAGSVLVAFILNKGFGSMLAVYILINLFYSIALKHMVIIDVMVIAAGFVLRVLAGAAVISVLPSSWLVICTVLLALFLAFGKRRHEIIVMGGDAESHREVLEHYSTYFLDQMMAVVTASTVMSYMLYTVSEETFRTFGTKRLLWTTPFVLYGIFRYLYLVHQKEKGGDPASLMFSDKPLLINLILWVIACVSIIYFVG, encoded by the coding sequence ATGATATTAACATTGATACAACTTTTCAGAGTAAAACAGTGGAATAAGAATCTGTTTGTATTTGCGGCGCTTATCTTTTCCCGGAAGCTTTTTCAGTGGCCGGATATTCTTTCATCCTTAGCCGGATTTGGATTATTCTCTTTAGCGGCTAGTGCAGTGTATATTGTTAACGATATTCTGGACCTGGAAAGCGATAAGCAGCATCCTCGGAAAAAGACACGCCCGTTGGCATCCGGGCTGATATCGGTTAGGGCGGCATCACTTATTTCCGCCATGCTCGGGGCCGGCTCGGTTTTGGTAGCTTTCATACTGAATAAAGGGTTTGGTTCGATGCTGGCGGTCTATATTCTTATAAACCTGTTTTATTCAATAGCCCTGAAACATATGGTCATTATCGATGTGATGGTTATTGCCGCCGGGTTCGTTCTGAGGGTACTGGCTGGAGCGGCGGTTATCTCGGTTCTGCCTTCCAGCTGGCTGGTTATTTGTACGGTGCTTCTGGCGTTATTCCTGGCTTTTGGCAAGCGGCGCCACGAAATCATAGTTATGGGCGGTGATGCGGAGAGCCACCGCGAGGTGCTGGAGCATTACAGCACTTATTTTTTGGATCAGATGATGGCTGTGGTAACGGCTTCAACGGTAATGTCTTATATGTTATATACGGTCAGCGAGGAAACATTCAGGACTTTCGGGACCAAACGTCTGCTCTGGACCACTCCGTTTGTTCTTTACGGGATATTCAGGTATCTTTATCTGGTGCATCAGAAAGAAAAGGGCGGTGACCCGGCATCGCTGATGTTTAGTGATAAGCCGCTTTTGATTAATTTGATACTTTGGGTTATCGCCTGCGTCAGTATCATCTATTTTGTCGGTTAA
- a CDS encoding HEAT repeat domain-containing protein, producing MKSILNIKNTISVILTMSLFCSGAFAADAKTEAPKPAPSAITPTPVAPIPEPVKEPTQPKPTLDPAVILEKQVASLLESLTSNDPTTTEESRRELLEIGRPTVPHLLKALETAKPDMRYMVVEIISDLRDERAINYLVKLLADNDEYTASIASVAARALGRMGNSIAIPHLMKSITSTDVELRYESIRALGLLRAKDSIPLIRLAVSDTAQTFLGYYVRAAAIQALGRMKDANSVKELIPMLRNTDVEPASDEPVARYAVKSLEFITDYKTGSFSARTDQKKKDEIIKSWEDWWEKNKKNYE from the coding sequence ATGAAATCGATATTAAACATCAAGAATACCATATCGGTAATTTTAACAATGTCATTATTCTGTTCCGGCGCTTTTGCGGCCGATGCCAAGACTGAAGCCCCGAAACCGGCACCGTCAGCGATTACGCCAACTCCGGTTGCGCCGATACCCGAACCTGTTAAAGAACCGACCCAGCCCAAACCGACGCTTGACCCGGCAGTCATCCTGGAAAAGCAGGTGGCGTCACTCTTGGAATCATTAACCAGCAACGACCCGACAACCACGGAAGAATCCCGCCGGGAACTGCTGGAAATAGGCCGGCCGACCGTGCCGCACTTGCTTAAAGCGCTAGAAACAGCCAAACCGGACATGCGTTATATGGTGGTGGAAATAATATCAGATTTACGGGACGAACGAGCAATCAATTATCTGGTCAAACTCTTGGCGGATAATGATGAGTATACGGCCAGTATCGCTTCGGTAGCCGCCCGGGCATTAGGCCGGATGGGTAATAGTATTGCCATACCTCACCTGATGAAATCAATAACTTCGACCGACGTAGAACTGCGCTATGAATCCATCCGGGCGCTGGGACTGCTGCGCGCCAAGGACTCAATTCCTCTTATCAGACTAGCCGTCTCGGATACGGCCCAAACATTTTTAGGCTATTATGTCCGTGCCGCGGCTATCCAGGCGCTGGGACGGATGAAAGATGCGAATTCGGTTAAGGAATTAATTCCGATGCTCAGGAATACGGATGTGGAACCAGCTTCCGATGAACCGGTAGCCCGCTACGCGGTAAAATCACTGGAATTTATCACCGATTATAAAACAGGCAGTTTTTCAGCCAGGACCGACCAGAAGAAAAAGGATGAAATCATCAAGTCATGGGAAGATTGGTGGGAAAAGAACAAAAAGAATTACGAATAA